From the genome of Thermococcus chitonophagus, one region includes:
- a CDS encoding RNA-guided pseudouridylation complex pseudouridine synthase subunit Cbf5: MARDEVRRILPADIKREVLIKDEKAETNPKWGFPPDKRPIELHMQFGVINLDKPPGPTSHEVVAWIKKLFNLEKAGHGGTLDPKVSGVLPVALEKATRVVQALLPAGKEYVALMHLHGDVPEDKIVKVMKEFEGEIIQRPPLRSAVKRRLRTRKVYYIEILEIEGRDVLFRVGVEAGTYIRSLIHHIGLALGVGAHMAELRRTRSGPFKEDETLVTLHDLVDYYHFWKEDGIEEYFRKAIQPMEKAVEHLPKVWIKDSAVAAVTHGADLAVPGIAKLNAGIKRGDLVAIMTLKDELVALGKAVMTSQEMLQKSKGIAVDVEKVFMPRDWYPKMW; the protein is encoded by the coding sequence ATGGCGAGGGATGAAGTTAGGAGAATTCTTCCCGCTGATATTAAGAGGGAAGTGCTCATCAAGGATGAGAAAGCTGAAACCAACCCAAAGTGGGGCTTTCCTCCGGACAAGAGGCCCATAGAGCTACACATGCAGTTCGGAGTTATAAACCTCGATAAACCACCCGGCCCAACGAGCCACGAGGTTGTTGCTTGGATAAAGAAGCTGTTCAACTTGGAGAAGGCTGGCCACGGTGGAACTTTGGATCCTAAGGTAAGTGGAGTTTTGCCCGTAGCTTTAGAAAAAGCAACCAGGGTTGTTCAGGCCTTACTTCCCGCTGGAAAAGAGTATGTAGCTTTGATGCATCTCCACGGTGACGTCCCTGAAGACAAAATAGTCAAGGTGATGAAGGAGTTCGAGGGTGAGATAATCCAGAGGCCCCCACTCAGGAGCGCTGTCAAGAGGAGGCTGAGAACTAGGAAGGTTTACTACATAGAGATACTTGAAATTGAGGGGAGGGACGTGCTGTTTAGGGTTGGAGTGGAGGCTGGAACTTACATAAGATCGCTTATTCACCACATTGGATTGGCTTTAGGAGTTGGAGCCCACATGGCCGAGCTCAGGAGGACTAGGAGCGGGCCATTCAAAGAGGACGAAACCCTAGTGACGCTCCACGATTTAGTTGACTACTACCACTTCTGGAAGGAGGACGGCATTGAAGAATACTTCAGGAAGGCCATACAGCCCATGGAGAAGGCCGTTGAGCATCTGCCCAAGGTGTGGATAAAGGATTCAGCCGTTGCCGCCGTTACCCACGGTGCCGATCTAGCGGTTCCCGGAATAGCCAAGCTTAACGCTGGGATAAAGAGGGGGGATCTGGTCGCGATAATGACGCTCAAGGATGAATTAGTAGCCTTAGGCAAGGCTGTGATGACAAGTCAGGAGATGCTTCAGAAGAGCAAGGGGATAGCCGTGGATGTAGAAAAGGTGTTCATGCCCAGGGACTGGTATCCAAAGATGTGGTGA
- the pfkC gene encoding ADP-specific phosphofructokinase: MLDEVRGLSAYTAYNANVDAIVNLKPEVVQGLIDSFGADEIRRKIEEYPRRIEEPIDFVARLIHALKTGKPMAVPLVNEEMHRWFDETFKYDMERIGGQAGIIANLMAGLRVKKVIAYTPFLPKRLAELFREGILYPVVEDGELKLKPIQEAYREGDPLKVNRIFEFRKGMKFKLGEEVIEVPHSGRFIVSSRFESISRIETRDELRPFLPEIGRQVDGAILSGYQGLRLQYSDGKDANYYLRKAKEDIILLKEADIKVHVEFASIQDRKLRKKVVTNIFPLVDSVGMDEAEIAYILSVLGYRDLADRIFTYNRIEDAILGGMIILDELNFEILQVHTIYYLMYITHRDNPLSEEELAKSLEFGTTLAAARASLGDITKPEDYEVGLKVPFNERSDYVKLRFEEAKRKLRMREYKVVVVPTRLVPNPVSTVGLGDTISTGTFLSYIALLKKHSK, from the coding sequence ATGCTCGATGAGGTAAGAGGGCTTAGCGCGTATACAGCTTACAACGCTAACGTTGATGCAATAGTAAACCTCAAGCCAGAGGTAGTTCAAGGACTTATTGACTCCTTTGGAGCTGATGAAATCAGAAGAAAAATTGAAGAGTATCCTAGGAGAATAGAAGAACCAATTGACTTCGTCGCAAGGCTAATCCACGCCCTTAAAACCGGAAAGCCAATGGCAGTTCCACTCGTAAACGAGGAGATGCACAGATGGTTCGATGAGACGTTCAAGTACGACATGGAGAGGATAGGAGGACAGGCTGGAATAATAGCCAACCTCATGGCAGGGCTCAGAGTTAAGAAGGTAATTGCGTACACCCCGTTTCTACCAAAGAGGCTTGCCGAGCTTTTCAGGGAGGGAATTCTGTATCCAGTAGTGGAGGATGGAGAGCTTAAGCTGAAGCCAATCCAAGAGGCGTACAGGGAAGGGGATCCGCTCAAGGTCAACAGGATATTCGAGTTCAGGAAGGGGATGAAGTTCAAGCTTGGGGAGGAAGTTATAGAGGTTCCCCACTCGGGGAGGTTCATAGTGTCCTCAAGGTTCGAGAGCATAAGCAGAATTGAAACTAGGGATGAGCTCAGGCCCTTCCTCCCAGAGATAGGCAGACAGGTTGATGGGGCTATCCTTTCAGGATATCAGGGACTAAGGCTCCAGTATTCGGATGGAAAGGATGCAAACTACTATTTAAGGAAGGCCAAAGAGGATATAATACTCCTTAAGGAAGCCGACATAAAGGTTCACGTGGAGTTTGCCTCGATCCAAGACAGGAAGCTCAGAAAGAAAGTAGTGACAAACATATTCCCGCTCGTTGACAGCGTTGGAATGGATGAGGCCGAGATTGCCTACATACTCAGCGTTCTCGGCTATAGGGATCTCGCGGACAGGATATTCACCTACAACAGGATTGAGGATGCAATACTGGGTGGGATGATAATTCTCGATGAGCTCAACTTCGAGATACTTCAGGTTCACACGATATACTACCTCATGTACATAACCCACAGGGACAATCCGTTGAGCGAAGAAGAGCTCGCAAAAAGCCTAGAGTTCGGAACAACGCTAGCTGCAGCGAGGGCATCTCTCGGCGACATAACCAAGCCAGAGGACTATGAAGTTGGGCTTAAGGTTCCTTTCAATGAGAGGAGCGACTACGTTAAGCTGAGGTTCGAGGAAGCAAAGAGGAAGCTCAGGATGAGGGAGTACAAAGTCGTTGTCGTGCCTACAAGGCTGGTTCCAAACCCGGTATCAACGGTTGGGCTTGGAGACACAATTTCAACGGGAACTTTTCTCAGCTATATTGCCCTCCTCAAGAAGCACTCCAAGTAA
- a CDS encoding 30S ribosomal protein S13, with protein sequence MADFRHIVRVAGVDLDGHKQLRWALTGIKGVGINFATMVCRVAGLDPFMKAGYLTDEQVKKIEEILADPIAHGIPRWAVNRPKDYDTGKDLHLITAKLDMAIREDIMRLRRIRAYRGIRHELGLPVRGQRTRSNFRRGQTVGVSRKKK encoded by the coding sequence ATGGCTGATTTCAGGCACATAGTTCGTGTTGCGGGAGTTGATTTGGATGGACACAAGCAATTAAGGTGGGCGCTCACCGGAATCAAGGGAGTTGGCATTAACTTCGCTACAATGGTCTGTAGAGTTGCAGGGCTTGATCCATTCATGAAGGCAGGCTACCTTACAGACGAGCAGGTCAAGAAAATAGAGGAGATCCTTGCAGATCCAATTGCTCATGGAATCCCAAGATGGGCAGTTAACAGACCGAAGGACTACGACACTGGTAAAGATCTACACCTCATTACGGCCAAGCTTGACATGGCCATAAGAGAGGACATCATGAGGCTTAGGAGGATAAGGGCTTACAGGGGTATCAGACACGAGCTCGGTCTACCAGTTAGGGGTCAGAGAACTAGGTCCAACTTCAGGAGAGGTCAGACAGTTGGTGTGAGCAGGAAGAAGAAGTGA
- a CDS encoding DUF3783 domain-containing protein translates to MKVYVIGFTPQEVEELKKILGMEVLCIPEYCRDWVLASIVSQEKLEGRSDWHFRKFIIIHGATNEEIKKILGAVKRKFKNVIFATTTPTSLTWRLEDLLNELIREDEYFKNLRMRRGPYLEL, encoded by the coding sequence TTGAAGGTTTACGTGATAGGTTTCACTCCCCAAGAAGTTGAAGAGCTAAAGAAAATCCTGGGGATGGAAGTCTTATGCATCCCGGAGTACTGCAGGGACTGGGTTCTTGCTTCAATAGTATCCCAGGAAAAGCTTGAGGGAAGGAGCGATTGGCACTTCAGAAAGTTCATAATAATCCACGGGGCCACAAATGAAGAGATCAAGAAGATCCTGGGGGCTGTAAAGAGGAAGTTTAAGAATGTTATATTCGCAACAACCACGCCAACCTCGCTAACTTGGAGGCTTGAGGATCTACTCAACGAGCTAATAAGGGAGGATGAATACTTCAAAAACTTAAGAATGAGAAGAGGTCCCTATCTAGAGCTCTGA
- a CDS encoding molybdopterin molybdotransferase MoeA: MEFKKLTPYKEALKALLEDIDEVEGEVVPLEKAIGRVLAEDIVSRFTVPPFDRSAVDGYAVRAEDTFQAREYSPVELEVVEEIPAGEAPKKEVTPGKAIKVLTGAKIPKGANAVIMQEMVKREGNKIYILRPVAPGQNIAFAGEDVKKGEVVIKKGQILRPQDLAMLKALGIKKVKVKRKPKVGIIITGSELVDEPSEEAFEGGKIVETNSIMLISLVERYFGEPVFYGVVPDNEEEIKETIERAKKECDLVLVTGGSAFGDKDYAHKFVDLKFHGTTIKPGRPIGYGEKVFIMSGYPVAVFTQFHLFVKHALAKMVGARDYEVKIKAVLEDDVPSQLGRHEFVKVHYSNGKARVIKKRGSGIISSLVESNAYLEVPEDSEGYRRGEEVWITLY; this comes from the coding sequence TTGGAGTTCAAGAAGCTGACTCCATACAAGGAGGCCCTTAAGGCTCTTCTGGAAGACATTGATGAGGTAGAGGGTGAAGTTGTACCGCTTGAAAAAGCCATCGGTAGGGTGCTCGCTGAAGACATAGTTTCAAGGTTTACGGTGCCTCCATTCGACAGGTCGGCCGTTGATGGATATGCAGTTAGGGCCGAAGACACATTTCAAGCTAGGGAGTACAGTCCGGTCGAGCTCGAGGTTGTTGAGGAAATTCCCGCAGGAGAGGCACCAAAGAAGGAGGTTACCCCAGGGAAGGCCATCAAAGTCCTTACCGGGGCCAAGATTCCCAAGGGGGCAAATGCCGTTATAATGCAGGAGATGGTGAAGAGGGAGGGGAACAAGATATACATACTGAGACCCGTGGCCCCAGGGCAGAACATAGCATTTGCCGGAGAGGACGTCAAGAAAGGAGAGGTTGTAATAAAGAAGGGTCAAATACTAAGGCCCCAGGACCTCGCAATGCTAAAGGCCCTTGGAATTAAGAAGGTCAAAGTAAAGAGGAAGCCCAAAGTAGGGATAATAATCACGGGAAGCGAGCTTGTTGACGAACCGAGTGAAGAAGCCTTTGAGGGAGGTAAGATAGTTGAAACGAACTCAATAATGCTCATTAGTCTTGTAGAGAGGTACTTCGGAGAGCCCGTGTTTTACGGAGTCGTGCCCGATAATGAAGAGGAAATTAAAGAAACTATTGAGAGGGCCAAAAAAGAGTGTGACCTAGTTTTAGTCACAGGAGGATCTGCCTTTGGGGATAAAGACTACGCCCACAAGTTCGTGGATCTGAAGTTCCACGGGACAACGATAAAGCCCGGGAGGCCCATCGGTTATGGGGAGAAGGTCTTCATAATGAGCGGCTACCCAGTTGCCGTCTTCACTCAGTTTCACTTGTTCGTAAAGCACGCCTTAGCTAAAATGGTTGGGGCGAGGGACTACGAGGTAAAGATCAAAGCAGTACTTGAAGATGACGTTCCAAGCCAGTTGGGAAGGCATGAGTTCGTAAAGGTTCACTACAGTAATGGAAAGGCTAGGGTGATAAAGAAGAGGGGGAGCGGAATAATTAGCTCCCTTGTCGAGAGTAACGCTTATCTTGAGGTTCCAGAAGACAGCGAAGGCTACAGACGGGGGGAGGAAGTTTGGATTACTCTATACTGA
- a CDS encoding glycosyltransferase 87 family protein has protein sequence MDYSILKRRWREIVFFSYLIILIGGSTYYMIEWAKVNDYMGDEVWYVSATRNMLSLLGIKVKYIENDTAGVNVIYNEPLYAGKVIVYFHGLKFEGFYREYPQLPDFARKLGVRIKVIPFNYTMNETEWESLKLKVWEIAYRNFFTSYTPYSEFPGVYYEIPKEYLNDFIKEAEKIKGIRVVPGYKYPDKENIHKYLNTEHPFLGKDLIALGMLINDKPFYWRIPGIIEHALIVVIVVFVTYRLTRSYLASAIAATFSALDPLLFATGIVAMLDIHVAFFVALFMLTIALNRIRLSGFALGLAAATKLSGAFVFPILWIKILRERDWKEFILSGVVLPIVGFMIPEIPIIKAIGFLPWFQEFLASFAWHLSFKGQHPAEAPVWTWFISLKPFPFHYNPDVYAVTDPILMLAMIVFIFAVPYVAVRRKGLHEIFWMFWSVVGFFTLQYVLGGKTQFIFYATPLVPPAAVALGVIGYDIVKWEYFEKSLRMYWKWIKEYFEGWLEVLRLLKKLVKR, from the coding sequence TTGGATTACTCTATACTGAAGAGAAGATGGAGGGAGATAGTGTTTTTTTCTTACTTGATAATCTTAATTGGAGGCTCAACGTACTACATGATTGAATGGGCCAAAGTAAACGACTACATGGGGGATGAAGTCTGGTACGTCTCGGCGACTAGAAACATGCTGTCCCTTCTAGGAATCAAGGTCAAGTACATTGAAAACGACACCGCAGGGGTTAACGTGATCTATAATGAACCCCTATATGCGGGGAAAGTCATAGTCTACTTTCACGGCCTCAAGTTTGAAGGGTTCTACAGAGAATACCCCCAACTCCCCGATTTTGCGAGGAAGCTCGGAGTTAGAATCAAGGTAATACCATTCAACTATACAATGAACGAGACTGAATGGGAGAGTTTGAAGCTTAAAGTCTGGGAGATAGCATACAGGAACTTCTTCACGAGCTATACTCCCTATTCGGAATTCCCAGGGGTTTACTACGAAATTCCAAAGGAGTACCTAAATGATTTCATAAAGGAAGCGGAGAAAATCAAGGGGATAAGGGTCGTTCCCGGCTATAAATATCCAGATAAAGAAAACATCCACAAGTACCTGAACACTGAGCACCCCTTCCTGGGGAAGGATCTTATAGCCCTGGGGATGCTAATAAACGATAAGCCCTTCTACTGGAGAATTCCCGGAATAATAGAGCACGCTCTCATAGTCGTTATAGTGGTGTTCGTAACTTACAGGCTGACAAGGAGCTACCTAGCATCGGCAATAGCCGCCACCTTCTCAGCTTTGGATCCACTGTTATTCGCAACCGGAATCGTTGCGATGCTCGACATACACGTTGCCTTCTTTGTGGCGCTCTTCATGCTCACGATAGCCCTCAACAGAATCAGACTTTCCGGATTTGCCTTGGGATTGGCGGCAGCAACCAAGCTTAGCGGGGCCTTCGTGTTTCCAATACTGTGGATTAAGATACTAAGAGAGAGGGACTGGAAGGAGTTTATACTTTCCGGAGTCGTGCTGCCAATAGTGGGTTTCATGATTCCAGAGATTCCAATAATAAAGGCAATAGGCTTTCTCCCATGGTTCCAAGAGTTCCTGGCAAGCTTCGCTTGGCATCTAAGCTTCAAAGGGCAACATCCAGCAGAAGCACCAGTTTGGACGTGGTTCATCTCACTAAAGCCCTTCCCATTCCACTACAATCCAGACGTCTACGCAGTTACAGATCCCATACTTATGCTCGCAATGATAGTCTTCATATTCGCGGTGCCATACGTTGCAGTGAGAAGAAAAGGATTACACGAGATATTCTGGATGTTCTGGTCTGTAGTAGGATTCTTTACCTTGCAGTACGTTCTCGGAGGCAAAACTCAGTTCATATTCTACGCAACCCCACTAGTCCCTCCAGCGGCGGTAGCACTAGGCGTTATAGGCTACGACATAGTCAAGTGGGAGTACTTCGAGAAGTCCCTGAGGATGTACTGGAAGTGGATAAAGGAGTACTTCGAAGGTTGGCTTGAAGTCCTAAGGCTTCTTAAAAAACTTGTCAAGCGTTAG
- a CDS encoding DNA-directed RNA polymerase subunit D, producing MAEIEILEKRDDSIKFILKGVHVAFANALRRTILAEVPTFAVDEVEFYENDSALFDEIIAHRLAMIPLTTPVDRFELDALELDDYTVTLSLEAEGPAIVYSGDLKSDDPDVKPVTPDIPIVKLAKGQRLVFNAYAKLGRGKDHAKWQPGFVYYKYYTKIHISKEIEGWEKLKKLAKKRGLPIEETDSEVIVTTIKPFYIPKEFEEYEGDKIWEEIVPDTYVFTVETNGELPVEEIVSIALKILMRKADRFINELQRLAG from the coding sequence ATGGCTGAGATTGAGATTCTCGAAAAGAGGGATGACTCAATTAAGTTCATTCTAAAGGGTGTTCACGTTGCCTTTGCAAACGCCCTAAGGAGGACTATTCTTGCTGAAGTCCCAACGTTTGCCGTAGATGAAGTTGAATTTTATGAGAACGACTCAGCACTCTTCGATGAGATCATAGCCCACAGGCTTGCTATGATTCCGCTCACAACTCCCGTTGACAGGTTTGAACTTGATGCCCTTGAGCTTGATGATTACACTGTAACCCTCTCCCTTGAAGCTGAGGGCCCGGCAATAGTCTATTCTGGCGACTTGAAGAGTGATGATCCTGATGTTAAGCCCGTAACTCCTGATATTCCAATAGTTAAGCTGGCCAAGGGTCAGAGGCTCGTGTTCAATGCATACGCGAAGCTTGGAAGGGGAAAGGATCACGCAAAGTGGCAGCCGGGCTTTGTCTACTACAAGTACTACACTAAGATCCACATAAGCAAGGAGATTGAGGGCTGGGAAAAGCTGAAGAAGCTTGCTAAGAAGAGGGGACTGCCCATAGAGGAAACGGATTCTGAGGTTATAGTAACGACAATAAAGCCGTTCTACATTCCAAAGGAATTTGAGGAATACGAAGGAGATAAGATTTGGGAAGAGATAGTGCCCGACACTTACGTTTTCACGGTTGAAACTAATGGAGAGCTTCCCGTTGAGGAGATAGTTAGCATTGCGCTCAAGATACTCATGAGGAAGGCCGATAGGTTTATAAATGAACTTCAAAGATTAGCTGGATGA
- a CDS encoding 30S ribosomal protein S4: protein MGDPKRQRKKYETPPHPWIKERLDRERVLMDKYELKNKKELWKHETQLKNFRRRARRLLAARGKQAEIERQQLLARLRRLGLLPEDAVLDDVLSLTIEDILERRLQTIVYKKGLARTMRQARQLIVHGHIEVNGQIIRSPSYLVLKEEEDTITYAKTSPFANPQHPERMMIEKAKQGGEA from the coding sequence ATGGGAGATCCTAAGAGGCAGAGGAAGAAGTATGAAACTCCACCTCACCCATGGATTAAGGAGAGGCTCGATAGGGAAAGAGTATTGATGGATAAGTACGAGCTGAAGAACAAGAAGGAGCTATGGAAGCACGAGACCCAGCTTAAGAACTTCAGAAGAAGGGCGAGGAGGCTACTCGCTGCAAGGGGTAAGCAGGCCGAGATCGAGAGACAACAGCTACTCGCCAGACTCAGGAGGCTTGGTCTCCTTCCAGAGGATGCAGTCCTTGATGATGTTCTCTCACTGACCATTGAGGACATCCTTGAGAGGAGGCTACAGACGATAGTCTACAAGAAGGGACTAGCTAGGACAATGAGGCAGGCTAGGCAGCTCATAGTTCACGGTCACATCGAGGTCAACGGTCAGATAATAAGGTCACCAAGCTATCTCGTCCTTAAAGAAGAGGAGGACACGATTACCTATGCCAAGACGTCACCCTTCGCGAATCCACAGCACCCCGAGAGGATGATGATTGAGAAGGCTAAGCAGGGTGGTGAGGCATGA
- the rnhB gene encoding ribonuclease HII, translating to MIVAGIDEAGRGPAIGPLVIAVAVAEEGKLVKLRGIGVKDSKQLTPEKRRELFDEITSILDDYFILKVWPQEIDSRKGTMNELEVEKFAQALNSLTIKPQIIYADAADVKAERFAKAIKARLSYEAEVIAEHKADAKYPIVSAASILAKVTRDEEIERLKEEYGDFGSGYPSDPRTKKWLEEWFKAHKSFPPIVRRTWDTVKRIEEKYKGEQLTLDKFFKKP from the coding sequence ATGATTGTGGCGGGAATAGACGAAGCGGGTAGAGGACCGGCGATTGGGCCGCTCGTCATAGCGGTGGCCGTGGCTGAAGAGGGCAAGCTTGTGAAGCTTAGGGGCATTGGCGTTAAAGATTCAAAGCAGCTGACTCCGGAAAAGAGAAGGGAGCTGTTTGATGAGATAACTTCAATTCTCGACGATTACTTCATTCTGAAGGTGTGGCCCCAGGAAATAGACTCCAGGAAGGGAACCATGAACGAGCTCGAAGTTGAGAAGTTCGCTCAGGCTTTGAACTCCCTCACGATAAAGCCTCAAATCATCTATGCCGATGCGGCAGACGTTAAGGCTGAGAGATTTGCTAAGGCGATAAAGGCCAGGCTCTCCTATGAAGCTGAGGTTATAGCTGAACACAAGGCCGATGCTAAGTACCCAATAGTTTCTGCAGCCTCAATACTTGCGAAGGTCACGAGGGATGAGGAGATAGAAAGGCTAAAGGAGGAGTACGGCGACTTCGGCTCTGGCTACCCGAGCGATCCCAGGACGAAGAAGTGGCTTGAAGAGTGGTTTAAGGCTCACAAAAGCTTCCCGCCAATAGTCAGGAGAACGTGGGACACGGTAAAGAGGATTGAGGAGAAGTATAAAGGGGAGCAGCTAACGCTTGACAAGTTTTTTAAGAAGCCTTAG
- a CDS encoding 30S ribosomal protein S11 has translation MSEEQVNIKKKEKWGIAHIYSSYNNTIIHITDITGAETISRWSGGMVVKADRDEPSPYAAMIAAKRAAEEALEKGIIGVHIRVRAPGGSKSKTPGPGAQAAIRALARAGLKIGRVEDVTPIPHDGTRPKGGRRGRRV, from the coding sequence ATGAGCGAGGAGCAGGTTAACATTAAAAAGAAGGAGAAGTGGGGAATTGCTCACATCTACTCAAGCTACAACAACACGATCATCCATATCACCGACATCACCGGAGCTGAAACGATAAGCAGGTGGAGCGGTGGTATGGTAGTTAAGGCTGACAGAGATGAGCCTTCACCCTATGCAGCCATGATCGCCGCTAAGAGGGCTGCTGAAGAAGCCCTCGAGAAGGGAATTATTGGAGTCCACATAAGGGTGAGAGCCCCAGGAGGAAGCAAGAGTAAGACTCCTGGACCAGGAGCCCAAGCGGCAATTAGAGCTCTTGCTAGGGCAGGCCTCAAGATAGGTAGGGTTGAGGACGTAACGCCAATACCCCACGATGGTACTAGGCCTAAGGGTGGTAGGAGAGGTAGGCGTGTCTGA
- a CDS encoding metal ABC transporter permease, with translation MIEEYLFRAILASLMVGTLLGLLSPLINVKGIAFLTHATFHALLFGAVLGMILGLVVGNLSLIFWISLIVAIVVVIVIAEMEIRGYSSDTAVGATAGIVAGLTVLGFGILYKVMASRPYFGLSESIVTYLTGEIFLITLNDLWMLVLGGIIAFAIMLAFYRDFIYLSFDPEGLESHGGNARFYLMVLYFLVGAIGGLIVKTVGLITLQVLAVLPGAIALTLSKDLRGLIGLSLGITLLTQVSSVILGYLLDVPPSGLATVFLGALYGALMVRRRLT, from the coding sequence ATGATAGAGGAGTACTTATTCAGAGCGATACTAGCGAGCTTAATGGTTGGAACTCTGCTCGGCTTGTTAAGCCCCTTAATAAACGTCAAGGGGATAGCCTTCCTTACCCACGCAACGTTTCATGCCCTCCTTTTTGGGGCGGTCCTGGGGATGATCCTGGGGTTAGTGGTGGGCAACCTCTCCCTGATATTCTGGATATCCTTAATAGTTGCTATAGTCGTGGTTATAGTCATAGCGGAAATGGAGATTAGGGGCTACTCCTCAGATACTGCAGTCGGCGCTACCGCGGGAATAGTCGCGGGCCTGACTGTTCTGGGCTTCGGGATACTCTACAAGGTCATGGCTTCTAGGCCTTACTTCGGCCTTTCCGAGAGCATCGTGACTTACCTCACCGGTGAGATATTCCTTATAACCCTGAACGACCTCTGGATGCTCGTTCTTGGCGGAATAATAGCCTTTGCGATAATGCTGGCCTTCTACAGGGACTTCATTTACCTCAGCTTTGATCCTGAGGGCCTCGAGAGTCATGGGGGGAATGCGAGGTTTTACCTTATGGTCCTATACTTCTTGGTCGGTGCAATCGGCGGTTTGATAGTCAAGACAGTTGGACTGATAACCCTTCAAGTCCTCGCGGTTCTCCCTGGGGCCATAGCCCTGACGCTTTCAAAGGATCTCCGCGGGTTGATTGGTCTTAGCTTGGGCATAACGCTCTTAACCCAGGTTTCCTCAGTGATCCTTGGCTACCTCCTAGACGTTCCGCCGAGCGGTTTGGCAACCGTATTCCTGGGGGCACTTTACGGGGCGTTAATGGTCAGGAGGAGGCTGACATGA
- a CDS encoding class I SAM-dependent methyltransferase: MPHYYSREPQTPLKTKTIEVCIRGYCFKFITASSVFSFGKLDKGTELLIESMILNPGWRVLDLGCGYGAIGIVASRFVEHVVMTDVNRRAVMIAKKNIKLNNVRNAEVRYGNLYEPVKGEKFNSIITNPPVHAGKDVLERIIREAPLHLEDGGLLQMVIKTKQGAKWVKEVMEDTFAEVIELAKGSGYRVYAGKK, encoded by the coding sequence ATGCCCCACTACTATTCGCGGGAGCCTCAAACTCCTTTAAAAACCAAAACAATTGAAGTCTGCATTAGAGGTTACTGCTTCAAATTTATAACGGCCAGCAGTGTCTTTTCCTTTGGCAAGCTAGATAAAGGGACAGAGCTTTTAATAGAGAGTATGATCCTCAACCCAGGATGGCGAGTTCTCGATTTAGGTTGCGGCTACGGTGCGATAGGGATAGTGGCATCGAGATTTGTTGAGCACGTCGTCATGACTGACGTAAACAGGAGGGCAGTAATGATAGCAAAGAAGAACATAAAGCTGAACAACGTTAGGAACGCTGAAGTTAGGTACGGCAACCTGTACGAGCCCGTCAAGGGAGAGAAGTTCAATTCAATAATCACTAATCCCCCGGTTCATGCGGGAAAGGATGTTCTTGAAAGAATAATAAGGGAAGCACCGTTGCACCTTGAAGATGGTGGCCTTTTGCAGATGGTTATAAAGACGAAGCAAGGGGCGAAGTGGGTAAAGGAGGTCATGGAGGACACTTTTGCCGAAGTTATTGAGCTGGCTAAGGGTAGTGGCTACAGGGTTTACGCTGGGAAGAAATAG
- a CDS encoding metal ABC transporter ATP-binding protein, producing MEYVIEAENLTITYNGYEAVKDLTFKLKKGETMLLLGPNGAGKTTLLKVLAGFHTEYRGKILVFGKPPVEVKDRVAYVPQTFSLNTRVPLSVLDVVAMGALYKRGVVHFNVPREVIDRALEVLDFLGLKHLAERPFRELSGGQKQRVLIARALMSNPELLLLDEPLSALDPKARIDATSALSKIKAEIGLTMVITTHDVNPLIEIGDKVMLIDRRLVAFGTPEEVLRDEIIGSVYGPASRTVKVGERLYCIIGDVHLRVR from the coding sequence ATGGAGTACGTCATAGAAGCTGAAAATCTCACGATAACCTATAATGGTTATGAAGCCGTCAAAGACTTGACGTTTAAATTGAAAAAAGGCGAGACTATGCTCTTGCTCGGCCCCAACGGTGCAGGTAAAACAACCTTACTCAAGGTTCTCGCGGGATTTCACACGGAGTACAGGGGGAAGATCCTGGTTTTTGGAAAGCCTCCCGTTGAAGTAAAGGACAGAGTCGCTTACGTGCCCCAAACTTTCTCCCTCAACACCAGAGTTCCCTTAAGCGTTCTAGACGTTGTGGCCATGGGGGCCCTCTATAAGAGGGGTGTAGTTCACTTCAATGTCCCCAGGGAGGTCATAGACAGGGCCTTGGAAGTCCTAGACTTTCTAGGTCTTAAGCACCTTGCAGAGAGGCCTTTTAGAGAGCTTAGCGGTGGTCAGAAGCAGAGAGTCTTGATAGCCCGGGCTCTAATGTCCAATCCGGAACTGTTGCTCTTAGATGAGCCCCTCTCTGCGCTAGACCCCAAGGCAAGAATCGATGCAACCTCTGCTCTCTCGAAGATAAAGGCTGAGATAGGGCTTACGATGGTTATAACGACCCATGATGTTAATCCCCTGATTGAGATAGGGGACAAAGTCATGCTTATAGACAGAAGGCTGGTGGCCTTCGGAACGCCCGAGGAAGTTCTTAGGGACGAGATAATAGGAAGCGTTTACGGGCCAGCCTCCAGAACAGTGAAAGTTGGTGAGAGGCTGTACTGCATAATAGGGGATGTGCACCTGAGGGTGAGGTAA